The genomic window TGCTCCTCTGTTTCCAGGAATTTTGCATCAAGCCTGTCAAGAACTTCACGGGCATGAGACAGGTCGATACGGGATTTTACTTCTACCTCAAGCATCTCATCACGCCGGTGTGAATTTGGTACCGTAATGGAGCATTCCCTTGTCCCCGCTTTCACCGAGTTTGCGGAACACCGGCCTTACCTTCATACCGATGTTCACATCCTCTGGTTGTGCTATGATCTGGGATGTAAGACGTGGGCCTTCTTCCAGTTTCACAATACCCAGCACATACGGTGTCTGGTGTTCAAACCCTTCAGCTGCTGAATGAATTATCGTATAGGTTACAAGTTCACCTTTGCCACTGAACTTGTATTCCTCCATCTCCCCGTTCCTTCTGCAAAACGGACAGGTAGTCCTCGGGGGATAATAGTATTCATCACAGTTTCTACAATGGTTACCTACGAGATTATATCTCTGTACCTGCTGTCTCCAGAATCTTGCAACAGACATCTACAATCACCTCTCCCTGCCTAATATATGTACAAGTGCAGTCGCACCGGACCCTCCTACATTATGGGCCAGTCCGATCTCAGCACCCTCTACCTGTCTTTTCCCTGCCTCTCCGCGAAGCTGGTTGACAATTTCTGCAGCCTGTTTGATGCCTGTAGCACCCACGGGATGACCACAAGCTTTCAAGCCGCCTGAAGTGTTT from Methanohalophilus halophilus includes these protein-coding regions:
- a CDS encoding Zn-ribbon domain-containing OB-fold protein encodes the protein MSVARFWRQQVQRYNLVGNHCRNCDEYYYPPRTTCPFCRRNGEMEEYKFSGKGELVTYTIIHSAAEGFEHQTPYVLGIVKLEEGPRLTSQIIAQPEDVNIGMKVRPVFRKLGESGDKGMLHYGTKFTPA